Sequence from the Qipengyuania gaetbuli genome:
ATGAGCGTCACCCTGCTGGTTCCTTCGCTGGACGAGGAAAAGGCGCTGCCCGTGCTGGTGGAGCGGCTGGCCAGTCTCGATCCCGCACCTGCCGAGATCATGCTGGTCGACGGCGGCAGCAGCGATGCGACGGTCGCCATCGCGCGCGAGGCGGGATGGCGCATTCTCGAGACAGCGCGGGGCAGGGCGCTCCAGATCAATGCCGGAGTAGAGGCAGCGCGCGGAGAGATCGTCTGCGTCCTCCATGCAGACACCTTGCCGCCGACCGACATGGTGGAGGTGATAGAGCATGCGATGCAGGACCGGCGCACTGCGCTTGCCAGTTTCAGCCCGGTCATCCGCGGTCCCGAGCGGACGCGCTGGGGGACGACCATCCATAACTGGGCCAAGACCTGGTACGCGCCGCTCATCACGCGACCGCACCTGTTCTTTCGCGGAGTGCGACTGCTGTTCGGCGACCATGCCATGTTCTTCCGCCGCGCCGATTTCCTGAGCGTCGGCGGGTGCACGCCGGGCGATGCGGTGATGGAGGAAGCAGATCTGTGCGTGAAGCTGGCGCGGCTCGGCCGGGTGCGGATGCTGC
This genomic interval carries:
- a CDS encoding glycosyltransferase; translated protein: MSVTLLVPSLDEEKALPVLVERLASLDPAPAEIMLVDGGSSDATVAIAREAGWRILETARGRALQINAGVEAARGEIVCVLHADTLPPTDMVEVIEHAMQDRRTALASFSPVIRGPERTRWGTTIHNWAKTWYAPLITRPHLFFRGVRLLFGDHAMFFRRADFLSVGGCTPGDAVMEEADLCVKLARLGRVRMLPQRVYTSDRRIAEWGALKANWIYFKVGMLWAFGLRSRMAKHYPDVR